A section of the Bradyrhizobium oligotrophicum S58 genome encodes:
- a CDS encoding DUF2312 domain-containing protein has product MSEIGIPGARIRSFVERIEHLDGELAELNEQKKEVFAEAKGEGFDVKILKEIIKLRKQDQDERDEHETLLDTYLRAMDAAESAPKVAEKKAA; this is encoded by the coding sequence ATGTCAGAGATCGGCATTCCCGGCGCGCGCATCCGGTCCTTCGTCGAGCGGATCGAGCACCTCGATGGCGAGTTGGCGGAGCTGAACGAGCAGAAGAAGGAAGTGTTCGCCGAGGCCAAGGGTGAAGGCTTCGACGTCAAGATCCTGAAGGAGATCATCAAGCTCAGGAAGCAGGACCAGGACGAGCGCGACGAGCACGAGACCCTGCTCGACACCTATCTGCGGGCCATGGACGCGGCCGAGAGCGCGCCCAAGGTCGCCGAGAAGAAAGCGGCGTGA
- a CDS encoding zinc ribbon domain-containing protein YjdM — protein sequence MTDATTCPQCHSEHAYQDGALWVCPECGHEWSGDAASAAAADDDASIRDANGNVLADGDSVIVIKDLKVKGSSSVVKGGTKVRNIRLQEASDGHNIACKIDGIGQMNLKSEFVRKA from the coding sequence ATGACCGACGCAACGACCTGCCCCCAATGCCATTCCGAACACGCCTATCAGGATGGCGCGCTGTGGGTCTGCCCGGAATGCGGTCACGAATGGAGCGGCGACGCCGCGAGCGCCGCGGCGGCCGACGACGATGCCAGCATCCGCGATGCCAACGGCAATGTGCTCGCTGACGGTGACAGCGTCATCGTGATCAAGGACCTCAAGGTCAAGGGCTCATCCTCGGTGGTCAAGGGCGGCACCAAGGTGCGCAACATCCGCCTGCAGGAGGCGAGCGACGGCCACAACATCGCCTGCAAGATCGACGGCATCGGTCAGATGAACCTGAAGTCGGAATTCGTGCGCAAGGCGTGA
- a CDS encoding helix-turn-helix domain-containing protein, producing the protein MLTDNQIATLSDIGQAIAFSPTRQDELDDLIREGYVAKDGDIYELTAKGQKVLTDRGAGLNEA; encoded by the coding sequence ATGCTGACGGATAACCAGATCGCGACGCTTTCGGATATCGGCCAGGCGATCGCCTTCTCACCCACCCGACAGGACGAGCTCGACGACCTGATCCGCGAAGGCTACGTCGCCAAGGATGGCGACATCTACGAGCTGACGGCGAAAGGCCAGAAAGTGCTGACCGATCGCGGCGCCGGACTGAACGAGGCCTGA
- a CDS encoding VOC family protein, with translation MTTDFTRRALLELAGVSSMTMAAIAAARAEGGGESTAAGPTFASQTPIRIGMVTLRVNDPDKVAAFYRDVLGLSVLQRTALSVRLGAGGVPLIELEPRPEASRESPRAAGLFHTAFLMPTRKDLARWLVHVARNRTPLTGFADHNVSEAIYLDDPEGNGVEVYSDRPPKLWQWQDGVVRMGTEQLDVDDLVALTDTRTSNYACAPDGLRIGHVHLKVGDIGQAAGFYTGLIGLNPTRTIDRAAFLSSGRYHHHIGANTWRSAGAGRRDDGTTGLSWFSFEVRGEDLLAAQEARLRHAGATLTALPNGLETADPWGTKVRLIRV, from the coding sequence ATGACCACCGATTTCACGCGACGCGCGCTGCTCGAGCTTGCCGGCGTTTCGTCGATGACGATGGCCGCCATTGCAGCCGCGCGGGCCGAAGGCGGCGGCGAAAGTACGGCCGCGGGCCCGACCTTCGCCAGCCAGACCCCGATCCGGATCGGCATGGTGACCTTGCGCGTCAACGATCCCGACAAGGTGGCAGCGTTCTACCGGGACGTCCTCGGCCTCTCCGTCCTGCAGCGGACGGCGCTGTCAGTCCGGCTCGGCGCTGGTGGCGTGCCGCTGATCGAACTCGAACCGCGGCCCGAGGCGAGCCGCGAATCGCCGCGTGCGGCTGGGCTGTTTCATACCGCCTTCCTGATGCCGACGCGCAAGGACCTCGCGCGCTGGCTGGTGCATGTCGCGCGCAACCGTACGCCGCTGACCGGCTTCGCCGATCACAATGTCAGCGAGGCCATCTATCTCGACGATCCCGAAGGCAATGGCGTCGAGGTCTATTCCGACCGGCCGCCGAAGCTGTGGCAGTGGCAGGACGGCGTGGTCAGGATGGGCACCGAGCAGCTCGACGTCGATGATCTCGTGGCGCTGACCGATACGCGCACCAGCAACTATGCGTGCGCGCCCGACGGCTTGCGCATCGGTCATGTGCATCTGAAGGTCGGCGACATCGGCCAGGCCGCCGGCTTCTACACCGGGTTGATCGGCCTCAACCCGACTCGGACGATCGACCGCGCCGCCTTCCTGTCCTCCGGCCGCTACCATCATCACATCGGCGCCAACACCTGGCGCAGCGCCGGCGCTGGCCGCCGCGACGACGGCACCACCGGGCTGTCCTGGTTCTCCTTCGAGGTCAGGGGCGAAGACCTGCTGGCAGCGCAGGAGGCGCGGCTGCGTCATGCCGGCGCAACCCTCACGGCGCTACCGAACGGTCTGGAGACCGCCGATCCCTGGGGGACCAAGGTCCGTCTGATCCGGGTGTGA
- a CDS encoding FmdB family zinc ribbon protein — translation MPFYSFHCATCAEDIELLVGLSEKPVCPTCGGRKLTRLPSLPAAPARSPGLIKAARAQAAREGHLSNYSRSERKKR, via the coding sequence ATGCCGTTCTACAGCTTTCATTGCGCGACCTGCGCAGAAGATATCGAGTTGCTGGTCGGGCTTTCGGAAAAGCCGGTCTGCCCGACCTGCGGCGGCCGCAAGCTCACCCGCCTGCCCTCGCTGCCGGCAGCGCCGGCGCGCAGCCCTGGCCTGATCAAGGCGGCGCGCGCCCAGGCCGCACGCGAGGGGCATCTCAGCAACTACAGCCGCAGCGAACGCAAGAAGCGCTGA
- a CDS encoding Rieske (2Fe-2S) protein, giving the protein MNTLFAICATYEVDDGTAQGFVLQRRDADGSAKPWPILVTRKGNNFYGFENACPHQGARLDKRPGEFMDEEGNFLVCSQHGAQFDLDTGQCFIGPCQGKALEPIHLVIDDGDVCLSGIDLDEEDGLDIDDPEDDVPEVQITSD; this is encoded by the coding sequence ATGAACACGCTGTTCGCGATCTGCGCGACCTACGAGGTCGACGACGGCACGGCGCAAGGATTCGTCCTGCAGCGGCGCGATGCAGATGGCAGCGCCAAGCCCTGGCCGATCCTGGTTACGCGCAAGGGCAACAACTTTTACGGTTTCGAGAATGCCTGCCCGCATCAGGGCGCGCGCCTCGACAAGCGTCCGGGCGAGTTCATGGACGAGGAAGGCAATTTCCTCGTTTGCAGCCAGCATGGCGCGCAGTTCGATCTCGATACCGGGCAGTGCTTCATCGGGCCCTGCCAGGGCAAGGCGCTGGAGCCGATCCACCTCGTGATCGATGACGGCGATGTCTGCCTCTCCGGCATCGATCTGGACGAGGAGGACGGCCTCGACATCGACGATCCCGAGGACGACGTCCCCGAAGTGCAGATCACCTCGGACTGA
- a CDS encoding DUF3750 domain-containing protein, which yields MLLFLLLIITPISLSAANYLRGDRRGNWQSADRSSAGLLPSPAQHADAIVRVFAARTVRWRGIFAVHSWIVVKEKGAPRYTRYDYTAWGEPIRVDGFAPDGRWFGALPEMVLAVDGDEAERVIPKIRSVVEGYRFRAYGDYNAWPGPNSNTFVQATLNAVPELNAVLPPTAIGKDFPYDAWWGRTASGTGLFLSLGGYLGITVGWIEGLELNVFGGVLGVDWRRPALKFPGIGRLGMPLA from the coding sequence GTGCTCCTCTTCCTGCTGCTCATCATCACGCCCATCTCACTGTCCGCCGCGAACTATCTGCGTGGCGATCGCCGCGGCAATTGGCAGTCCGCAGATCGCTCGAGCGCGGGCCTGCTGCCGTCCCCTGCACAGCATGCCGACGCGATCGTGCGCGTATTCGCTGCGCGCACCGTGCGCTGGCGCGGCATCTTCGCGGTCCACAGCTGGATCGTCGTCAAGGAGAAGGGCGCCCCGCGCTATACGCGCTATGACTACACGGCCTGGGGCGAGCCGATCCGTGTCGACGGCTTCGCGCCCGACGGGCGCTGGTTTGGGGCGCTGCCCGAGATGGTGCTGGCCGTCGATGGTGACGAGGCCGAGCGCGTGATCCCGAAGATCCGGAGCGTCGTCGAGGGCTATCGCTTCCGCGCCTATGGCGACTACAACGCCTGGCCGGGCCCGAACTCGAACACCTTTGTCCAGGCGACGCTCAATGCGGTGCCCGAGCTGAACGCCGTGCTGCCGCCGACCGCGATCGGCAAGGACTTCCCCTATGACGCCTGGTGGGGGCGCACGGCGTCCGGCACCGGCCTGTTCCTGTCGCTCGGCGGCTATCTCGGCATTACCGTCGGTTGGATCGAAGGCCTCGAGCTGAACGTCTTTGGCGGAGTTCTGGGCGTCGATTGGCGTCGGCCGGCGCTGAAATTTCCCGGGATCGGCCGGCTCGGCATGCCCCTGGCTTGA
- a CDS encoding SH3 domain-containing protein — protein MVRFRSCLLAALLIATTTSLAVASTGLVRTSATMRAGPGSGFPVVERIPAGARVTIHGCIEGGAWCDVSFERERGWVAARTLSYLYRERYVVLPEYVEYVPVTPFVLTTYWSTFYIGRPWFHRHAFWNRYWHRQPVTAQNPQQPGMNPAGPGRGPGAVAQPAGAASAAAGAGGQSVTPPRMATGSPAPVAGPGGARSAMGAASQPATPAQTTQSAMGRGGGSPQSARAQMGGMRGTIGGAPQIGTPAHFAGGTAMSAPHMGASGPRGGGGGGRSGSGGGFRRH, from the coding sequence ATGGTGAGATTCAGATCGTGTCTGTTGGCAGCGCTGCTGATCGCGACGACGACATCGCTGGCTGTCGCCTCCACCGGACTGGTGCGCACCTCGGCGACGATGCGCGCAGGCCCAGGTTCCGGCTTTCCTGTCGTCGAGCGCATTCCAGCGGGCGCCCGCGTTACCATCCATGGCTGCATCGAGGGCGGCGCGTGGTGCGACGTCAGTTTCGAACGCGAGCGCGGCTGGGTGGCGGCGCGAACGCTCTCCTATCTGTACCGCGAGCGATATGTGGTCCTTCCGGAATATGTCGAGTACGTGCCGGTTACGCCGTTCGTGCTGACGACCTATTGGAGCACGTTCTACATCGGGCGCCCGTGGTTCCATCGGCATGCGTTCTGGAATCGCTATTGGCATCGTCAGCCCGTCACAGCCCAAAATCCGCAACAACCGGGCATGAACCCGGCCGGTCCGGGGCGTGGTCCGGGCGCCGTGGCGCAGCCCGCTGGCGCAGCGAGCGCCGCAGCTGGAGCTGGCGGCCAGTCCGTCACACCTCCCCGCATGGCGACGGGATCGCCAGCGCCGGTCGCAGGTCCTGGCGGAGCCAGGTCCGCGATGGGAGCGGCATCGCAGCCCGCGACGCCGGCTCAAACCACGCAGTCGGCGATGGGACGCGGCGGCGGTTCGCCGCAGAGCGCCCGGGCGCAGATGGGCGGCATGCGGGGTACGATCGGCGGCGCGCCGCAGATCGGCACACCTGCTCACTTCGCCGGAGGCACCGCGATGAGTGCTCCGCACATGGGCGCCAGCGGTCCCCGTGGTGGTGGTGGTGGTGGTCGGTCAGGGTCAGGCGGTGGATTCCGCCGGCACTAG
- a CDS encoding DUF2066 domain-containing protein, whose product MGRRGAFRRGAWCLALWLIVGLCHGARAETDDLYRAQTIVTGQGEDNRRAGFAICLEDVLIKVSGAFQLSGDARLSPLKARASEFVTGFDYHDQKSGKPKHDEQGTRDRSYDLTTSFDRTKIDDLLASLGVKPWLAPRPAVAVIVAMRSGGRNFLVVSDDRQSDLQRDALRAAAAKRGLDIVLPTSSMLAKVDPGRADLRDGPTADLFALLPGAEAKLFGRLTWDDNELVWVAQWRLDAAGQQHEWQIRGVTFDEAFRRGLGGVGQILSGNGAP is encoded by the coding sequence ATGGGACGGCGCGGTGCTTTCCGGCGAGGTGCATGGTGCCTCGCGCTGTGGCTGATCGTCGGGCTCTGTCATGGCGCTAGGGCAGAGACCGACGACCTCTATCGCGCTCAGACCATCGTGACCGGGCAGGGCGAGGACAACCGCCGGGCAGGCTTTGCGATCTGTCTGGAGGACGTGCTGATCAAGGTGTCCGGCGCGTTTCAGCTCAGCGGAGACGCGCGGCTGTCACCGCTCAAGGCTCGGGCGAGCGAGTTCGTCACCGGCTTCGACTATCATGACCAGAAGTCGGGGAAGCCGAAGCACGACGAGCAGGGCACCCGCGATCGCTCTTACGATCTGACCACATCGTTCGACCGCACGAAGATCGACGATCTGCTCGCGTCGTTGGGCGTCAAGCCGTGGCTGGCGCCGCGTCCCGCCGTCGCCGTGATCGTGGCGATGAGGTCCGGCGGCAGGAATTTTCTGGTCGTGTCGGATGACCGGCAATCCGACCTGCAGCGTGACGCGCTGCGGGCTGCGGCGGCAAAGCGCGGCCTCGATATCGTTCTGCCCACGTCGTCAATGCTCGCGAAGGTCGATCCTGGAAGGGCCGATCTGCGCGATGGTCCGACCGCGGACCTGTTCGCGCTGCTGCCCGGCGCAGAGGCGAAGCTGTTCGGACGCCTGACCTGGGATGACAACGAACTCGTCTGGGTCGCGCAGTGGCGGCTCGACGCGGCGGGACAGCAGCACGAGTGGCAGATCCGTGGCGTGACTTTCGACGAAGCATTTCGCCGCGGATTGGGCGGCGTCGGACAGATCCTCTCGGGCAATGGCGCGCCCTGA
- a CDS encoding copper-binding protein, with the protein MKAARMTLATVAALAWSLPALAAEQGATGVVTGINRLNGTVAIKRVQSGTVGANASAAEEFKVKDNAMIEEVHAGDRVTFSTADGNGTKTIIKLDRQK; encoded by the coding sequence ATGAAAGCAGCAAGAATGACTCTGGCCACGGTCGCAGCTCTTGCGTGGAGCTTGCCTGCGCTTGCTGCAGAGCAGGGTGCCACGGGCGTCGTAACGGGAATCAACCGCCTGAATGGAACCGTTGCGATCAAGCGCGTTCAGAGTGGAACCGTGGGCGCGAATGCGTCCGCCGCCGAGGAGTTCAAGGTCAAGGACAATGCGATGATCGAGGAGGTCCACGCCGGCGATCGCGTCACGTTCTCGACCGCTGACGGTAACGGCACGAAGACGATCATCAAGCTCGACCGGCAAAAATAG